One Acidobacteriota bacterium genomic window carries:
- a CDS encoding Gfo/Idh/MocA family oxidoreductase, whose protein sequence is MGDKLRIGIVGTGYIAQALAPAMGESPEAELVAVASRSVGRAEQFITEHGTGGQGAVKAFGSWREMIAWDGLDAVYVATPTSTREEIAVAAAEAGQHVLAEKPFDGLESLQRITTACREHGVAFLDATHFVHHPRTAQIKSEAEQRIGEPLALRTAFFFPNPDRTNIRFDPRLEPTGALGDMAWYCMRAAVEYLPGSFEVESLQTSLSRDLETGAVVRVSGSMLFGDGTTTTYDAGYDVGALVQDLDLLGTEGVIHLEDFVQDWKQGAGFDHPDHVVGFTQRRALAPPAEFAFVPTPSQRTAHSLMIDAFASLARHPDRQDLQEASIRASERTQGLLDAAWRAGGG, encoded by the coding sequence GTGGGAGACAAGCTGCGGATCGGAATCGTCGGTACGGGGTACATCGCTCAAGCGCTGGCGCCGGCGATGGGGGAGTCCCCGGAAGCGGAGCTGGTGGCGGTGGCGAGCCGGTCGGTGGGCCGGGCGGAGCAGTTCATTACCGAGCACGGTACGGGCGGGCAGGGAGCTGTGAAGGCCTTCGGGTCCTGGCGGGAGATGATTGCCTGGGACGGCCTCGACGCCGTCTACGTGGCCACTCCCACTTCGACCCGGGAGGAAATCGCTGTCGCGGCGGCGGAGGCGGGCCAGCACGTGCTGGCGGAAAAGCCCTTCGACGGCCTCGAATCCCTCCAGCGCATCACCACCGCCTGCCGCGAGCACGGCGTCGCCTTCCTCGACGCCACCCACTTTGTCCACCACCCGCGGACGGCACAGATCAAGAGTGAGGCTGAGCAGCGCATCGGCGAGCCCCTGGCGTTGCGTACGGCCTTCTTCTTCCCTAATCCGGACCGCACCAATATCCGCTTCGACCCTCGTCTCGAACCCACCGGGGCGTTGGGGGATATGGCCTGGTATTGCATGCGGGCGGCGGTGGAGTACCTGCCTGGGAGCTTCGAGGTCGAGAGTCTGCAGACCTCCCTGAGCCGGGATCTGGAGACGGGAGCGGTCGTGCGGGTCTCCGGTTCCATGCTCTTCGGGGACGGCACCACCACCACCTACGACGCCGGCTACGACGTCGGCGCGCTCGTCCAGGACCTGGACTTGCTGGGCACCGAGGGCGTGATCCATCTCGAGGACTTCGTTCAAGATTGGAAGCAGGGGGCGGGCTTCGATCATCCCGACCACGTCGTCGGCTTCACCCAGCGGCGCGCCCTGGCGCCGCCGGCGGAGTTCGCCTTTGTGCCCACCCCCAGCCAGCGCACCGCCCACAGCCTGATGATCGACGCCTTCGCAAGCCTCGCTCGCCATCCCGACCGCCAGGACCTCCAGGAGGCGAGCATCCGCGCCAGCGAGCGCACCCAGGGGCTTCTCGATGCGGCGTGGCGCGCCGGCGGCGGCTGA
- a CDS encoding M14 family metallopeptidase: protein MSMLLPRALRALGSSTSAVSFLGLVVLLVSGLVTSVVKAEALAYYLPEGVEYDASVPTPASVLGYEVGEQHVRPDQLAIYMAALAESSSRVQLEVQGRTHESRPLLLMTISTPENLQRLEELRQAHLAASGGEGESGELTPERLESLPAVLWLGYSIHGDEASGSNASMLTAYHLAAGRGEAVEELLEKTIVLLDPSLNPDGLGRFAHWATMHRGEVPVASRDHREHRQPWPTGRTNHYWFDLNRDWMPSQHPESQARLKTYYRWRPHLLGDYHEMGSDSTYFFQPGVPTRVNPWIPDANQQLTRTIAGYHARKLDDAGVLYYSEESFDDFYPGKGSTYPDLVGSIGVLFEQASARGRLHDTRRGAISFPFTIRNQFLTSLSMLEAAREQREELIRYRRDFYREAREAGRQDPVGAYLVSFPEDSTRAREFLQLLLRHHIEVRPLTRTVEVAGQRFEAGQSWAVPVAQKAYRLVKALFEARKEFEDSTFYDVSAWTLPLAFDARSAEARAGAVPGDAWGEPLQEVEARSGSYEADAQAVAYAFSWRDHGSMRALGQLLGAGVTAQVATRGVSIDGEEGSTALGPGAVIVPVRRGADDRSRTEAILGQVAEQEGLDILPVAGGLTSRGEDLGSPTMMPLTAPKPLLVVGGEVDTYEAGELWHLIDHHFRLPLTLVEMDRVASMDLSSFTHVLLVSGKYDAWDAEVSEKLESWVRSGGVLVASSTAAHWVGKSVLDLPEAETAPEPMAILPSPEQELEGAPPAASGDSAQRYADYEATRQAATISGAVFAARIDTTHPLGFGFGDEELPVFRTGIEPLVATGNPWETVAAYTEAPLLAGYAPADAPAQLAGTPAVTAQRLDRGTVIRLADDPAFRGFWFGTQRLVANALFFGRSVRPTPVIR from the coding sequence ATGTCGATGTTGCTCCCGCGCGCCCTGCGCGCTCTCGGTTCTTCTACGTCTGCTGTTTCCTTCCTCGGCCTCGTCGTCCTACTCGTCTCCGGTCTGGTGACGTCGGTGGTGAAGGCAGAAGCTCTCGCCTACTACCTGCCGGAGGGGGTCGAATACGACGCCTCGGTGCCGACACCGGCGTCGGTGTTGGGGTATGAGGTGGGGGAGCAGCACGTGCGGCCGGATCAGCTGGCCATCTACATGGCGGCGTTGGCGGAGAGCTCGAGCCGGGTGCAGCTGGAGGTTCAGGGGCGCACCCATGAATCACGGCCGCTGCTCTTGATGACCATTTCGACGCCGGAGAATCTGCAGCGGCTGGAAGAGCTACGCCAAGCTCATTTGGCAGCTTCCGGCGGGGAGGGGGAGTCCGGAGAGCTGACACCGGAGCGGTTGGAGAGCCTGCCGGCGGTCCTGTGGCTGGGGTACAGCATCCACGGGGACGAGGCCAGCGGCTCCAACGCTTCCATGCTCACCGCCTACCATCTGGCGGCGGGGCGCGGCGAGGCGGTGGAGGAGCTGCTGGAGAAGACCATCGTGCTTCTCGACCCGAGCCTCAACCCCGACGGCCTGGGCCGCTTCGCCCATTGGGCCACCATGCATCGAGGTGAGGTGCCGGTGGCCTCCCGCGACCATCGGGAGCACCGCCAGCCGTGGCCCACCGGCCGCACCAACCACTACTGGTTCGACCTCAACCGCGATTGGATGCCCTCTCAGCATCCCGAATCCCAGGCGCGGCTGAAGACCTACTACCGCTGGCGGCCTCACCTCCTGGGCGATTACCACGAGATGGGCAGCGACTCGACCTACTTCTTCCAGCCCGGCGTGCCCACTCGGGTCAATCCGTGGATTCCCGACGCCAACCAGCAGCTGACTCGCACCATCGCCGGCTACCACGCCCGCAAGCTGGACGATGCCGGGGTGCTGTATTACAGCGAGGAGTCTTTCGACGACTTCTACCCGGGCAAGGGCTCCACCTACCCGGACCTGGTGGGTAGCATCGGCGTGCTCTTCGAGCAGGCCAGCGCCCGCGGCCGGCTCCACGATACCCGCCGCGGAGCCATCTCCTTCCCCTTCACCATCCGCAACCAATTCCTCACCTCCCTCTCCATGCTGGAGGCGGCCCGGGAGCAGCGGGAGGAGCTGATCCGCTACCGCCGGGACTTCTACCGAGAGGCCCGGGAGGCCGGACGGCAGGACCCGGTGGGGGCGTATCTGGTCAGCTTTCCGGAGGATTCGACCCGGGCCAGGGAGTTCCTCCAGCTACTGCTGCGGCACCACATCGAGGTGCGCCCGCTGACCCGCACCGTCGAGGTGGCGGGCCAGCGTTTCGAGGCCGGGCAGAGCTGGGCGGTGCCGGTGGCGCAGAAGGCCTACCGGCTGGTCAAGGCGCTCTTCGAGGCGCGCAAAGAGTTTGAGGACAGCACCTTCTACGACGTCTCCGCCTGGACCTTGCCGCTGGCCTTCGACGCCCGCAGCGCCGAAGCGCGAGCCGGCGCTGTCCCTGGCGACGCCTGGGGCGAGCCGCTGCAGGAAGTAGAGGCCCGTTCGGGGAGCTACGAGGCCGATGCGCAGGCGGTGGCCTATGCGTTTTCCTGGCGCGATCACGGATCCATGCGGGCCCTGGGGCAGCTCCTCGGCGCTGGGGTGACGGCGCAGGTGGCCACCCGCGGCGTTTCCATCGATGGTGAAGAAGGTTCGACGGCTCTCGGTCCGGGAGCGGTGATCGTGCCCGTGCGCCGCGGTGCCGACGACCGCTCCCGCACCGAGGCGATCTTGGGCCAGGTGGCGGAGCAAGAGGGGCTGGACATCCTCCCTGTGGCCGGCGGCCTGACCTCCCGCGGGGAAGATTTGGGCAGCCCCACCATGATGCCCCTCACCGCTCCCAAGCCGTTGCTGGTGGTGGGCGGCGAGGTGGACACCTACGAGGCCGGCGAGCTCTGGCACCTCATCGACCACCACTTCCGCCTACCCCTGACGCTGGTGGAAATGGACCGCGTTGCGTCCATGGATCTCTCGTCCTTCACCCACGTGCTCTTGGTGAGCGGCAAATACGATGCCTGGGACGCCGAGGTGAGCGAGAAGCTCGAGAGCTGGGTGCGGAGCGGGGGAGTGCTGGTGGCCAGCAGCACCGCTGCCCACTGGGTGGGCAAGAGCGTGCTCGACCTGCCTGAGGCCGAGACGGCTCCCGAGCCCATGGCCATCCTGCCCAGTCCGGAGCAGGAGCTGGAGGGTGCCCCGCCGGCGGCTTCGGGAGATTCCGCCCAGCGCTACGCCGACTACGAGGCCACCCGTCAAGCCGCCACCATCTCCGGCGCAGTCTTCGCCGCCCGCATCGATACCACCCATCCCTTGGGCTTCGGTTTCGGCGACGAGGAGCTCCCGGTCTTCCGCACCGGCATCGAGCCCCTGGTCGCCACCGGCAACCCGTGGGAGACCGTTGCCGCCTACACCGAGGCCCCTCTCCTCGCCGGCTACGCCCCCGCCGATGCGCCGGCGCAGCTGGCGGGCACCCCCGCCGTCACCGCCCAGCGCCTGGACCGCGGCACGGTCATCCGGCTGGCCGACGACCCGGCCTTCCGCGGCTTCTGGTTCGGCACCCAGCGCCTGGTGGCCAATGCGCTCTTCTTCGGCAGGAGCGTCCGGCCGACGCCGGTGATCCGGTAG